The following coding sequences lie in one Labrus bergylta chromosome 13, fLabBer1.1, whole genome shotgun sequence genomic window:
- the LOC110001555 gene encoding protein FAM124A isoform X2 translates to MEKTSAEDDCVDSGAETGGSDYSPLSSASSELSMGDFQDPFLVSVHLIADPGQGKFLQRAADAVLAWVHPELQLFRVSERASVSQQTRPKHNQNGLLEVACQPSMAVILFLQEGYGGEEQILMLHHALQNPPWSYHHTERVSNGRRMLPLSPCSQDFFTLSPGTPLWAVRQVHYGKEIVRFTVYCRHENYVDMVRLYRLLLQRRVAQKKEDFCFFVVYSNPEMEIQLSFKRLPRGESPMVLDSAVMEVRVRDVGALVPLLPHTCSPISEVRWQTEDYDGNKILLQVQGSHFKHYQDPSYLSPSITESASAPSTFTRSSASSKTRRHHHHRSSSRPRVHQTPHSSHTLTFEELDEEEQWTDRHYPDSWRTEWRGHRSGSLFSLPNLGSGSSHSTCSSPGPSPSLHHRTHSFNRRGSLIPPFKLNVDALVGAEETDVDTGDKVNPGSNVDLSVVSAYIKSSLPQTPRPSSAQSDDFRSSFSPCIPENIYKSASFRRTPNSFSNSSTPSTLIGSCMSSPSISPTAAPSLSDVSINHLDSCSIMSAQIEEEEEEEEEEEEEEKVIEEEEQEFYI, encoded by the exons GTGAGTTATCCATGGGCGATTTCCAGGACCCCTTCCTCGTCAGCGTCCACCTCATCGCAGACCCCGGCCAGGGAAAGTTCCTTCAACGAGCTGCTGATGCCGTGCTGGCGTGGGTTCACCCTGAGCTGCAGCTCTTCAGAGTCTCAGAGCGGGCCTCCGTCTCCCAGCAAACCCGACCAAAGCACAACCAAAACGGCCTCCTAGAAGTAGCCTGCCAGCCGTCCATGGCGgtcatcctcttcctccaggAGGGATACGGCGGTGAGGAGCAGATCCTGATGCTGCACCACGCCCTGCAGAACCCGCCCTGGAGCTACCACCACACCGAAAGAGTCAGCAACGGACGACGGATGCTGCCTTTGTCCCCATGCAGTCAGGACTTCTTCACTCTGTCTCCTGGAACGCCGCTATGGGCTGTGCGTCAGGTGCATTACGGGAAAGAAATTGTGCGATTTACAGTTTATTGCAGACATGAAAACTATGTGGACATGGTGCGGCTTTACAGGCTGCTGCTTCAGCGGAGAGTCGCGCAGAAGAAGGAGGACTTTTGCTTCTTCGTCGTTTACTCAAACCCGGAGATGGAGATCCAGCTGTCGTTTAAGAGACTCCCTCGAGGTGAGAGTCCCATGGTGCTGGACTCAGCCGTGATGGAGGTGAGGGTACGAGATGTGGGGGCGCTGGTGCCCCTGCTGCCTCACACCTGCAGCCCAATCAGTGAGGTCCGTTGGCAAACAGAGGACTACGATGGAAATAAGATCCTTCTGCAG GTTCAGGGCTCACACTTCAAACACTATCAAGATCCCTCCTACTTATCCCCCTCGATCACTGAATCAGCCTCGGCTCCATCCACCTTCACCCGCAGCTCCGCTTCCTCCAAGACCCGCAGACACCACCACCACCGGTCTTCATCCCGCCCTAGAGTCCACCAGACCCCCCACAGCTCCCACACCCTGACCTTTGAGGAGCTGGACGAAGAGGAGCAGTGGACGGACCGCCACTATCCCGACAGCTGGAGGACTGAGTGGAGGGGCCACAGATCCGGATCCCTCTTCTCTCTACCAAACCTGGGCTCAGGGAGCTCCCACTCCACCTGCTCCTCCCCTGGTCCCTCTCCCAGCCTCCATCACAGGACCCACTCCTTCAACAGACGCGGCTCCCTTATCCCGCCATTTAAGCTCAATGTGGACGCTCTGGTCGGGGCGGAGGAGACGGATGTGGACACAGGGGACAAAGTAAACCCGGGCAGCAACGTGGACCTCTCAGTGGTGTCTGCATACATCAAATCCAGCCTGCCACAGACTCCTCGGCCGTCATCGGCACAGTCAGATGACTTCAGAAGCTCATTTTCTCCCTGCATCCCGGAGAACATTTATAAATCAGCCTCATTCAGACGAACTCCAAACAGCTTCAGCAACAGCAGCACTCCCTCCACCCTGATAGGGTCTTGTATGAGCAGCCCCAGTATCAGCCCAACTGCTGCTCCGTCTCTGAGCGATGTGTCCATAAACCACTTGGACAGCTGCAGCATTATGAGCGCAcagatagaagaagaagaagaagaagaagaagaagaagaagaagaagaaaaggtgatagaagaggaagaacaagaattctacatttga
- the LOC110001555 gene encoding protein FAM124A isoform X1 → MEKTSAEDDCVDSGAETGGSDYSPLSSASICGGELSMGDFQDPFLVSVHLIADPGQGKFLQRAADAVLAWVHPELQLFRVSERASVSQQTRPKHNQNGLLEVACQPSMAVILFLQEGYGGEEQILMLHHALQNPPWSYHHTERVSNGRRMLPLSPCSQDFFTLSPGTPLWAVRQVHYGKEIVRFTVYCRHENYVDMVRLYRLLLQRRVAQKKEDFCFFVVYSNPEMEIQLSFKRLPRGESPMVLDSAVMEVRVRDVGALVPLLPHTCSPISEVRWQTEDYDGNKILLQVQGSHFKHYQDPSYLSPSITESASAPSTFTRSSASSKTRRHHHHRSSSRPRVHQTPHSSHTLTFEELDEEEQWTDRHYPDSWRTEWRGHRSGSLFSLPNLGSGSSHSTCSSPGPSPSLHHRTHSFNRRGSLIPPFKLNVDALVGAEETDVDTGDKVNPGSNVDLSVVSAYIKSSLPQTPRPSSAQSDDFRSSFSPCIPENIYKSASFRRTPNSFSNSSTPSTLIGSCMSSPSISPTAAPSLSDVSINHLDSCSIMSAQIEEEEEEEEEEEEEEKVIEEEEQEFYI, encoded by the exons TATGTGGAGGTGAGTTATCCATGGGCGATTTCCAGGACCCCTTCCTCGTCAGCGTCCACCTCATCGCAGACCCCGGCCAGGGAAAGTTCCTTCAACGAGCTGCTGATGCCGTGCTGGCGTGGGTTCACCCTGAGCTGCAGCTCTTCAGAGTCTCAGAGCGGGCCTCCGTCTCCCAGCAAACCCGACCAAAGCACAACCAAAACGGCCTCCTAGAAGTAGCCTGCCAGCCGTCCATGGCGgtcatcctcttcctccaggAGGGATACGGCGGTGAGGAGCAGATCCTGATGCTGCACCACGCCCTGCAGAACCCGCCCTGGAGCTACCACCACACCGAAAGAGTCAGCAACGGACGACGGATGCTGCCTTTGTCCCCATGCAGTCAGGACTTCTTCACTCTGTCTCCTGGAACGCCGCTATGGGCTGTGCGTCAGGTGCATTACGGGAAAGAAATTGTGCGATTTACAGTTTATTGCAGACATGAAAACTATGTGGACATGGTGCGGCTTTACAGGCTGCTGCTTCAGCGGAGAGTCGCGCAGAAGAAGGAGGACTTTTGCTTCTTCGTCGTTTACTCAAACCCGGAGATGGAGATCCAGCTGTCGTTTAAGAGACTCCCTCGAGGTGAGAGTCCCATGGTGCTGGACTCAGCCGTGATGGAGGTGAGGGTACGAGATGTGGGGGCGCTGGTGCCCCTGCTGCCTCACACCTGCAGCCCAATCAGTGAGGTCCGTTGGCAAACAGAGGACTACGATGGAAATAAGATCCTTCTGCAG GTTCAGGGCTCACACTTCAAACACTATCAAGATCCCTCCTACTTATCCCCCTCGATCACTGAATCAGCCTCGGCTCCATCCACCTTCACCCGCAGCTCCGCTTCCTCCAAGACCCGCAGACACCACCACCACCGGTCTTCATCCCGCCCTAGAGTCCACCAGACCCCCCACAGCTCCCACACCCTGACCTTTGAGGAGCTGGACGAAGAGGAGCAGTGGACGGACCGCCACTATCCCGACAGCTGGAGGACTGAGTGGAGGGGCCACAGATCCGGATCCCTCTTCTCTCTACCAAACCTGGGCTCAGGGAGCTCCCACTCCACCTGCTCCTCCCCTGGTCCCTCTCCCAGCCTCCATCACAGGACCCACTCCTTCAACAGACGCGGCTCCCTTATCCCGCCATTTAAGCTCAATGTGGACGCTCTGGTCGGGGCGGAGGAGACGGATGTGGACACAGGGGACAAAGTAAACCCGGGCAGCAACGTGGACCTCTCAGTGGTGTCTGCATACATCAAATCCAGCCTGCCACAGACTCCTCGGCCGTCATCGGCACAGTCAGATGACTTCAGAAGCTCATTTTCTCCCTGCATCCCGGAGAACATTTATAAATCAGCCTCATTCAGACGAACTCCAAACAGCTTCAGCAACAGCAGCACTCCCTCCACCCTGATAGGGTCTTGTATGAGCAGCCCCAGTATCAGCCCAACTGCTGCTCCGTCTCTGAGCGATGTGTCCATAAACCACTTGGACAGCTGCAGCATTATGAGCGCAcagatagaagaagaagaagaagaagaagaagaagaagaagaagaagaaaaggtgatagaagaggaagaacaagaattctacatttga